Within the Calditrichota bacterium genome, the region GCGGCAACACCGCCCAATTCGGCGGAGGTCTGGCGTTCTTCAACTACAACGGCATCCATCCCGGCAGCGCCCGCATTCTGCGTGCTACCATTGAGAATAACACGGCAAGTGTCTCCGGCGGGGGCGTCTATCTGACGAGTTACCAATTCCGCGACTCTGTCCATTTTGAAGACTGCCGCATTGCCGGAAACTCGGCGCAACGTGGAGGGGGACTCTATTTAACCCAGTCACGCCTGACGGTCGTCCTGAACGATTGTGAAGTCGCCGGGAACGAAGCCTCTAACGTCGGCGGCGCAATATGCATCTCGGACCTCGAATCCCTTGCCTCGTTGATCATACGCCGGAGCATTTTTCGCGAGAACGCCTCCCCGCAAGGCGGCGCCATCTATGGGTATTCAAACTCATCGTTTCCCGTGGCGCTGGAGCACTCTCTAATCGTCGGGAATCGATCGACCAACATCGCTGCAGCGATCTACATCGGCCGCCCGCTCCTGATGACCAACTGCACCATTGCCGCCAACCACGCCGACTCCAACGGGGTGATCCTCCTCCGCGCCCGTCGCAAGAGCGTCCTGCGCAACGTGATTTTCTGGGGCAATGAATCCCGCGATCTGCCCATATCGGGCGCGACCGACACCATCGACGTCGCCTACTCCCTCATCGAGGGTGGTGAGGAATCGGTCACGGGGGAGCGCGTCATCTGGGGCGAGGGGAACCTCAACGAGCCGCCGATCTTTGCCGATCCCGAACGCGGCGACTATCGCCTAAGTTGGGCTAATTACCCCGAGAACGACGACTCCCGCTCGCCCGGCATCGACGGCGGCGACCCCGCGACCGGCTGGGACCCCGACGGAAGTTTGAACGACATCGGCGCTCTCCCCTATTTTCAGCGTGGCGGGCTTCTCTTCGGGCATATCACGCGGCTCGCGGACGGTTCGCCGGTCGCCGGAGCAAGCGTCCGGTTCGACGACCAGCCGGGACTGGTAACTGACGCTCAAGGCAACTACCGGTTCCTCAATATCCTGCCCCGGGTGGCTTCGTTGGTCGTTACCGCATCAGGCTTCAATGACTCCATCTCGGGAGCGATCTTCGTCGATATCGGAGGCGAACTCGAGTGGAACGTCGCCTTGCGTCACCCCGAGATGACCCTTGACCGGCAGCAGATCGCAACGATCACCGAGCCGGGCGATTCAACAACCGTCGAGTTCACGCTCACCAACCGCGGCACCGGGACGTTGAGTTGGACGGCTGAAGCCCAGGGGCGGGGGATGATGGGGCGGGAGATCGGTAGTGAAGTCCTTCGCCTGCCGCTCTTTGAACGAACCGGCATCGACCGCTATCAGGGCGTGGCGCTTATCGACGGGCGCTTCTACTGCGCCGGTGCCGACCGCAACTTCGATCCACCCCGCAAGGTCATCCACATCTTCAGTCCTGAAGGCGAGTTGCTCGACTCCCTCGATCAACCGGAAGGAGAAAGCCGATACGGAATGACCGACATTGCATATGGTTCCAATCTCCTCTGGGGGGCAAATGGCCGGCGAGTCTTCGGGCTTGATTTGCGCGGTGCCGGGATATTTGCGGAGTTTGAGACGATAGTCGTTCCAGTGGGTGCGCTGGCATACGACTCGATGCGTGATCTAATCTGGGTGTGCGGCAGCACCAGCACAAGCCGGCTGTTCGCATATAGCCGCGCCGGGGTTATCCAGGACACAGTCTTAAATCGCAGCTTGCGCATCTATGGTTTGGAATATGTCCCCGACGACCCTGACGGCTACTGCTTCTATGCGCTAATCCACCATCCAGCGTACCCGGAAAACGCCGGTAGTCTCTACAAGTTCCATCCCGAAACCGGCGATACGATCAGGGTTTACGGGCCTGACCCACTGTTGGGCAATATGTTGGGGCTGCATATCACCCCCGGCTTCGACCCCTTCCCGAGCCTGGTTGGCTGGACGATCGACAATATACCGGTCAACCTGGGCGGCGACGCGCTTGTCGGCTTGAGTTTGGGAGCCTCGCTCGACTGGATTCGCCTCGAGCCTCTGCTCGGCACGACGCCCGCCGGCGGACGCGAGACCCTACGCCTCACCCTCTCCGCCCGCGATCTTCAGCGCGGGCTGTTCGAGGGCGCGGTCATCTTCCGCCACAACGCCATCCCCTTCGAGACCGAGTTGCCATTCGCCTTGCGCGTCGAGCCGAACGCGGCTCCGCCGGACGATGCGCTCCCCCTCGAGTTCGCCCTTCACCCGGTCTATCCGAACCCGTTTAATGGCCGGGCGACGGTAACCTTCGACCTGCCCGAGCAAGCCGCCTCCCGCATCCTCCTGTTCGACCTTTCCGGGCGAGTCGTGAGTCTTATCGAATCCGGGCCGCTCGAGGCGGGACGGCACCGTATTGCGCTCGATACAGCCAACCTGCCGAGCGGGGTTTACGGGCTGAGATTGGAGGACGAGAGGCGGTCGCAGTCGCGCAAAGTCGTAGTGCTGAAGTGATTTATTCCCACCCGAGAGGATAAAGTGCAGTGATTCAATCCGCCTCCAGTAGGACAGACATTCCTGTCTGTCCTACTCGTGAATCGCACACTACCGTCAGAAGCACGGACAGACAAGAATGTCTGTCCCACTGAATAGGTGTCTGATCAAATGCAAACTGGTATGATATGGCAGTAAACCTCAGAACGTTTCGTCTTACGGCCCTGCTGACGACTGCGCTCGGTATTGCCCTCCCGCTTGAGGCCCGCATCCTCAACGTGCCGGACGACTTCCAGCGCATCCAGACCGCCATCGACTCGTCGGCTAACGGCGATACCGTCCTGATCGCCCCCGGCACCTACCGCGAAACGATCGACTTCCTGGGCCGCAACATCACCGTCGCCGGGCAGTACCTGACGACCGGTGATGAGGGGCTGATCAACCGCACTATGATCAGCGGCAACATCGGCAACAACCGCAGTGTCGTCAGTATCCGGACGGGCGAATCGTCGGCTGCGCAATTGATCGGCCTGACAATCCGAGATGGCCGAGCCGTCGCCGGAGCCGGTATTTTCATCGCGGGTTCGAGTCCGGTAATCCGGCGGGTGCGAATCACTCGCTGCCTGGCCAGTGTTTGCGGAGGAGGCATCTATGCCACTCGAGTCTCGATGCCAATCATCCGGGACTGCATCATCGACAGTTGTCAAGCTGCAGAGTTCGGCGGAGCGGTCGCTGTGGACGACGGTGCGGAGATCCGTATCGAAACGTCCGATCTCCGGAGAAACCAATCCAATAAGGGAGGCGGGTTGGCGCTGCACGGCACGCGCAGCCGGCCGCCGTCGGGCTGGTTTGAGGGGGTGAATTTCACCGCAAATCAAGCAATCAGTAATGGAAATCGCTCTACTCAAGGCGGAGGCGCCTATCTCATCTATTCCGACACCGTGCGCAATGCTTATGCCGCCTTTGTCGGGTGCAAGTTTGAGGCCGATACCGCCTATTAAGGGGGAGCAATCTTCGATAGCGCCAGCAGCGTCCCAATTCACATTGATAACTGTCTGTTTATTAGGAACAAGGCTATGTATGGCGCCGCCCTCCGTTTTGTTCGAGAGGCGAATGGCAAGGTGTCGAATTCTATATTTATGGGAAATCAAAGTTCCTCTGGTGCGGTAGTAAATGCTTTTGGCTATTCTAATGATGCCAATATTATACTTGAATTTGACAAGTGTGTGATAGCAGGCAACATAAGCACCTCCCGGTATCCCCTTATCCAAATTTGGCAAAGGTCGAGGATTGAGGGTTGCACGATTTTCGATAATGATCTCGGTCC harbors:
- a CDS encoding DUF1565 domain-containing protein, producing the protein MAVNLRTFRLTALLTTALGIALPLEARILNVPDDFQRIQTAIDSSANGDTVLIAPGTYRETIDFLGRNITVAGQYLTTGDEGLINRTMISGNIGNNRSVVSIRTGESSAAQLIGLTIRDGRAVAGAGIFIAGSSPVIRRVRITRCLASVCGGGIYATRVSMPIIRDCIIDSCQAAEFGGAVAVDDGAEIRIETSDLRRNQSNKGGGLALHGTRSRPPSGWFEGVNFTANQAISNGNRSTQGGGAYLIYSDTVRNAYAAFVGCKFEADTAY
- a CDS encoding T9SS type A sorting domain-containing protein is translated as MNARLLLPPVLLVLLTALPLKARILNVPDDFDRIQTAIDSSAHGDTVLIAPGIYIETINYSGRNITVASRHLLTADDRDILETIIQRPANSNRSLVVVRSGESQGTQLVGLTLRGARTDYGGGIYVAEWSELAIRSVRITDCRASRSGGGLYVTRNSNCIASDLWVTDCQATTSGGGVCFFDTSFVYLEDCQLRGNTAQFGGGLAFFNYNGIHPGSARILRATIENNTASVSGGGVYLTSYQFRDSVHFEDCRIAGNSAQRGGGLYLTQSRLTVVLNDCEVAGNEASNVGGAICISDLESLASLIIRRSIFRENASPQGGAIYGYSNSSFPVALEHSLIVGNRSTNIAAAIYIGRPLLMTNCTIAANHADSNGVILLRARRKSVLRNVIFWGNESRDLPISGATDTIDVAYSLIEGGEESVTGERVIWGEGNLNEPPIFADPERGDYRLSWANYPENDDSRSPGIDGGDPATGWDPDGSLNDIGALPYFQRGGLLFGHITRLADGSPVAGASVRFDDQPGLVTDAQGNYRFLNILPRVASLVVTASGFNDSISGAIFVDIGGELEWNVALRHPEMTLDRQQIATITEPGDSTTVEFTLTNRGTGTLSWTAEAQGRGMMGREIGSEVLRLPLFERTGIDRYQGVALIDGRFYCAGADRNFDPPRKVIHIFSPEGELLDSLDQPEGESRYGMTDIAYGSNLLWGANGRRVFGLDLRGAGIFAEFETIVVPVGALAYDSMRDLIWVCGSTSTSRLFAYSRAGVIQDTVLNRSLRIYGLEYVPDDPDGYCFYALIHHPAYPENAGSLYKFHPETGDTIRVYGPDPLLGNMLGLHITPGFDPFPSLVGWTIDNIPVNLGGDALVGLSLGASLDWIRLEPLLGTTPAGGRETLRLTLSARDLQRGLFEGAVIFRHNAIPFETELPFALRVEPNAAPPDDALPLEFALHPVYPNPFNGRATVTFDLPEQAASRILLFDLSGRVVSLIESGPLEAGRHRIALDTANLPSGVYGLRLEDERRSQSRKVVVLK